A genome region from Salvia splendens isolate huo1 chromosome 19, SspV2, whole genome shotgun sequence includes the following:
- the LOC121779196 gene encoding protein IWS1 homolog 1-like, whose protein sequence is MAKLEVVAEEDAELNQQGKPAINKLKKLSLLTDVLSKKQLQQEFLDHGVLTLLKNWLEPLPDGSLPNINIRAAVLRILFDVIMFLSKSDEETTDNRKLARELVHKWSTRFEEMKNFEDERVMRRPTLKKVMSKGSGMPSADYDIDLSKESPKGLKSAHSSSNQHASRPEAMLMDFLVRPQSKVDPDVVRARAKQVVQDQHRAKMNTKLQQVQATKLSVEGRGMLKYL, encoded by the exons ATGGCGAAACTGGAGGTGGTTGCCGAGGAAGATGCTGAACTTAATCAGCAGGGAAAACCTGCCATAAACAAATTGAAGAAGTTATCCCTTCTCACAGATGTCCTATCAAA AAAACAACTCCAGCAAGAATTTCTGGATCATGGAGTTTTGACTCTCCTGAAGAACTGGCTCGAGCCTCTACCTGATGGGAGTTTGCCAAACATCAACATCCGTGCTGCAGTTCTCAGGATTCTGTTCGAT GTCATTATGTTTTTGTCGAAGTCAGATGAGGAGACTACAGACAACCGAAAACTTGCTAGAGAATTGGTTCACAAATGG AGCACAAGGTTTGAGGAGATGAAGAACTTTGAGGATGAAAGAGTTATGAGGCGGCCTACTCTCAAAAA GGTGATGAGTAAAGGATCAGGAATGCCGTCTGCAGACTATGACATTGATTTATCAAAAGAATCTCCCAA GGGGTTAAAATCTGCCCATTCATCTTCTAATCAGCATGCTTCTAGGCCAGAAGCAATGTTGATGGATTTTTTGGTCCGTCCTCAGTCCAAGGTTGATCCAGATGTAGTGAGAGCTCGGGCTAAACAAGTGGTACAAGATCAGCATCGTGCGAAG ATGAACACAAAGCTGCAGCAGGTACAGGCTACAAAGCTTAGTGTTGAAGGTCGTGGTATGTTGAAATATCTCTAG
- the LOC121780298 gene encoding bZIP transcription factor 16-like: MSGSDVDKTPKEGKELKEPKTPSSQEQTSSASGAVPADWSGFQTYSPLPPHGFLASSPQAHPYMWGVQQFIPPYGTPPHPYVAMYPHGGIYAHPTMAPGSYPFSPFAMPSPNGIAEASCNVPGNMEVDGKSSEGKGKLPIKRSKGSLGSLNMITGKNDEPGKTSGATENGADPKSAGTASEGSSEGSDENSQNESQEKSSGRPDSAEPPQSRGAPNNSQNGASHAMPNQAMAMVPIPAPAVGAVSGVPGPTTNLNIGMDYWGGAQSCAMPGMRGKVHAAPVAGGIPATASRDNVQSQLWIQDERELKRQRRKQSNRESARRSRLRKQAECDELAQRAEKLKGENAALRAKMARMESEYEQLVAQNASLKERLGEVSGEDDPRCSRGEQRASNNDAQ; the protein is encoded by the exons ATGAGTGGCAGCGATGTGGATAAAACTCCCAAAGAAGGGAAAGAACTAAAGGAGCCAAAAACCCCTTCTTCTCAG GAAcaaacttcctctgcatctggTGCAGTTCCTGCCGATTGGTCTGGGTTTCAG ACATATTCTCCTTTGCCTCCACATGGGTTCTTAGCATCGAGTCCGCAGGCGCACCCCTACATGTGGGGAGTTCAG CAATTCATTCCACCGTATGGTACTCCACCACATCCATATGTTGCCATGTATCCCCATGGGGGCATATATGCCCATCCGACTATGGCTCCG GGATCTTATCCTTTTAGTCCTTTTGCTATGCCTTCTCCTAATGGTATTGCTGAAGCCTCA TGCAATGTTCCAGGAAACATGGAGGTAGATGGAAAGTCATCTGAGGGAAAGGGAAAACTGCCCATCAAAAGATCCAAGGGAAGTTTGGGCAGTTTAAATATGATCACAGGGAAGAACGACGAACCTGGAAAAACATCAGGTGCCACAGAAAATGGTGCGGACCCTAAAAG TGCTGGAACTGCAAGTGAAGGTTCTAGTGAAGGAAGTGACGAAAATTCTCAAAAT GAATCTCAAGAAAAGTCTAGTGGCAGGCCAGATTCTG CTGAACCACCTCAGAGTAGGGGTGCACCTAATAATTCTCAAAATGGTGCATCTCATGCAATGCCAAATCAAGCTATGGCTATGGTGCCGATTCCAGCACCGGCAGTGGGTGCTGTTAGTGGTGTTCCAGGTCCCACTACCAACTTAAATATTGGAATGGATTACTGGGGTGGTGCCCAATCATGTGCTATGCCTGGAATGCGAGGAAAGGTCCATGCTGCTCCAGTCGCTGGAGGAATTCCCGCTACAGCCTCAAGAGATAACGTGCAGTCACAACTTTGGATTCAG GATGAAAGGGAGCTTAAAAGACAGAGAAGAAAGCAGTCAAACCGGGAATCTGCTCGTAGATCCAGATTGCGGAAGCAG GCGGAATGCGATGAACTGGCCCAGCGTGCTGAAAAGTTGAAAGGGGAAAATGCTGCTCTTAGGGCTAAAATGGCACGTATGGAGAGCGAGTATGAGCAACTTGTTGCTCAGAATGCATCTTTAAAG GAGAGACTTGGCGAAGTTAGTGGCGAGGATGATCCTAGGTGCAGTAGGGGCGAGCAACGGGCTAGCAACAACGATGCTCAGTAA
- the LOC121780297 gene encoding 2-(3-amino-3-carboxypropyl)histidine synthase subunit 1-like produces the protein MAEPIASNELVLQQQQQQQPPPKPRPKRFVKNQIPDSLLNDAALNAAISLLPANYNFEIHKIIWRARSSNATRVALQFPEGLLMYSLVISDILATFAAVTHCFILGDVTYGACCVDDLSARALDVHLLVHFGHSCLVPIDSTTVPVLYIFVEIAINTRKLLHELNFNFSPDQISNFVMAGTIQFSNAIRLVKPELENLGFRVLIPQSKPLSAGEVLGCTAPSVKIQDCAGKDSVIIFVADGRFHLEAFMIANPDIKAFRYDPYLGKLFLEEYDHVGMKENRRKAIERAKGAKTWGIVLGTLGRQGNAAVLNRLEGKMRDKGLDFMVVLISELSPRKIELFGDAVEAWVQIACPRLSIDWGDAFKKPLLTSFEAEIALRDLPGWWERKLECSDSSECGQNEGCCGNGNMQKGVDYPMDYYAQDGGEWNSSYSKKLAHNRGKKDQCCNGNSVRC, from the coding sequence ATGGCTGAACCAATCGCCTCCAACGAGTTAGtgctgcagcagcagcagcagcagcagcctcCCCCGAAACCTCGGCCCAAGCGCTTCGTGAAGAACCAAATCCCCGACTCCCTCCTCAACGACGCCGCGCTCAACGCCGCCATCTCCCTCCTCCCAGCCAACTACAATTTCGAGATTCACAAAATCATCTGGCGCGCGCGCTCCTCCAACGCCACCCGCGTCGCTCTCCAGTTCCCGGAAGGCCTCCTTATGTACTCGCTCGTCATCTCCGACATCCTCGCCACCTTCGCCGCCGTCACCCATTGCTTCATCCTCGGCGACGTCACCTACGGTGCCTGCTGCGTCGACGACCTCTCCGCGCGCGCGCTCGACGTCCACCTCCTCGTCCACTTCGGCCACAGCTGCCTCGTCCCCATCGATTCCACCACCGTCCCCGTGCTGTACATCTTCGTCGAGATCGCAATCAACACGCGGAAGCTCCTCCACGAGCTGAATTTCAATTTCAGCCCTGATCAGATCAGTAATTTCGTCATGGCTGGAACTATTCAATTTTCCAATGCGATCCGCTTGGTGAAGCCGGAGCTGGagaatttagggtttagggttttgatTCCCCAATCGAAGCCCCTTTCTGCGGGAGAGGTCCTCGGGTGCACTGCACCAAGCGTGAAGATACAAGATTGTGCGGGAAAGGATAGTGTGATTATATTTGTGGCGGATGGAAGGTTCCATTTGGAGGCGTTTATGATTGCAAATCCTGATATTAAGGCGTTTAGATATGATCCTTATTTGGGGAAGCTGTTCTTGGAGGAGTACGATCACGTGGGGATGAAGGAGAATAGGAGAAAGGCGATAGAGAGAGCAAAGGGGGCGAAAACATGGGGTATTGTATTGGGGACGTTAGGCAGGCAAGGGAATGCTGCTGTGTTGAACAGGTTGGAAGGGAAAATGAGGGATAAAGGATTGGATTTTATGGTGGTTTTGATATCCGAATTGTCGCCTAGGAAGATTGAGCTGTTCGGGGATGCAGTGGAGGCTTGGGTTCAGATTGCGTGCCCCAGACTGTCTATTGATTGGGGCGATGCGTTTAAGAAGCCGTTGTTGACATCCTTTGAGGCTGAGATTGCACTCAGGGATTTGCCTGGGTGGTGGGAGAGAAAATTAGAGTGTAGTGACAGTTCAGAATGTGGCCAGAATGAAGGTTGTTGTGGAAATGGCAATATGCAAAAGGGTGTGGATTATCCAATGGATTATTATGCACAGGATGGAGGGGAGTGGAATTCTTCTTACTCGAAGAAGCTTGCTCATAATCGTGGGAAAAAAGATCAGTGTTGCAATGGAAATAGTGTGAGATGTTAA